tcgatgagaaagtgtgtccaaacttttggcctgtactgtgtgtgtgtgtatgtgtatatattgcaatacaatatatatatgtctatatGCAGTTTACTGGTTGTAATGTAAGAACATAATCAGCCACTGCCACTGGCGCTCTTTCAGCTCAAGGCCCCAGATATCCTGTTACAGACCGGCCGGTGAGCCAACTGTCAATTTGTCTGAAAGGATTCTAAGCTTTAAAAAATTGTTATGCTGCCGCTGTCAAAAACCAGCGAATCGAGTTGAGTCCCGGGCACAAACAGGTTCAGGTGCTAGGGAACACTCGATTAATACCGTCTGATCACCATAAACACTCCACCACATGCATGAACAAAGAACAAAGACTCCATATAAGAAACATAGCACCAAACAGGAAGAAAATAAAGTGCAGGACACACAGGATTTACTCCTGTGTGTTGGAGTTGTGTCAGTGTAGAATCAGGGACTTAAGATTTATTGGCATGCAAGTCTAATAAATACTAGTCTGTTATCAGGAAATGATGGTGAACTGGCATGGTTACTGATTactcagctcacacacacatgcacacacacagtcaaggtCTGATTTGAGGAAATAACCTCTTACAGAATATCTGTCCTTATTGTAGTGCAAGCTATAGGTATCCCACATGACATACTCTGCACTACATTCTCAAAACTTGCTACTGTTCATCATTCTTTTGTGAATGAACAGTAATCGTTGTCCTTTTAGAATTTCTACTCAGGGAATTATCACCACGTTACTTCCTCAGGTCCTCAGTTGGAATGAGAAGTGTGTTATCCTCACCACGATAGGCATGTGAAATACCTGACATGAAGCATGATGAATATCTTCCTTGTCTATGTTGTATCAATTTTTATTaagtatattttgtatttttgtgaaagtgaagtcatttcattaacatgagtgaatgataataAAGTGTTAAGCAGATGTCTGTTGGAAACAGTGTATGGGGGAAGCAAGGCATTTGAAATGTTGCCATCAAAGCAAAGGTCCCTTTTTTGGGGGAGCCtcaaatattaaactttttgccttgtttgctattttttgtttgtttactgcacccctcacatgtgttatttcatagtcctgtgtcttcagttttgatCTATAACCGTCATTATGTCATTATATATATGTCATTAAAACTGCAGCCCTGCTGGCTGTAAAGTGGAGTAGAACGGGTTGGGCCTGTTGAGTGCTCTGTGCATTATGTTACTAACAGCATATGAATCAGTTTTACGTGGGTTTGGTTGATTAAGTGGAGTGACTTGTAAGATAGGGTGTTGAAATGATGAATGCCATGCAAGTGGACGTTGAATATCATGACCCATTAGGATCTATGAGGACTAAGCTGAGAATGTTATTATAACATACAAATTGTGCATACCCATGTATGGCTGTTTTTTGCTATGTAAAAAAATGAGACCACAACCCTCATGGCTGCAGGAACGCATTCCAGGTCATAGGGTGCAGGGCAGAGACTCCCAGTGTGGGGTGCCAGCTCatcacagggtgcacacaccatGTACTATCCCACCCATGGAAAGCATGCAAAACTCACTCTCACAAAGCTGGTGCCTGAACTCACAACCTTAGATATGTGTGACTCCAACATATGAAACcgctattaaaaataaataatgttttttgtgcAGTTTATAGGTAGTATTAAAGGgaggaaatattttaaatgatttttggtGGTCTTGTGTCAATGTAGACATACCAGTGGTGAAAACACAAGGACCGATTTATGGTATTATTAGCTATTCCTTGTATTTCATTTCAGGTTAGGATCCAGAGACACTGTAAAGTTTCATAGAAAcactgtatattatatttaatattgcaTTCCCTGCCATTGAGACACTTGAATTTTTTCCCACCCATAACCATTTGTGCACTCCTGAGgatgtgagggagagagagtgaggtaGAGAGCAGTGTCAGGATGACTGAACCTTAGTGCCCTAATTGCATCAGCTCATAgatgcacactgcacacaagTCCAGTCCTGTGTTTTCATGATTGCATAGAACTGTAATTTCTATGCTCTAAACTCTAATGTTGTGTCAGAGTGACTCAAATAATCACCGTAAATATAACTTTTTGAATATTTCAGATGTTTCAGTCATGTCTTCTGCAGACACAAGGATTCCTATATGTTCCAGAAAACAAGACAGTCTTGGTTAAGTTTAGCCAAAAAGTTTGCATAGGCAAATTTGTAGGCGCTTAAGACCATTGACTCTGAGTTTGGCAGACAGTGGCTCATATTTGTTTTAACGGTGTTCACAATTTCTTCCATTAATACACAGTTCTTCTCATATTCCaacttttttggtttgttttcatGTCATTCCACAtcatataatcattttttacaGCAACAAGGTGTTTGACCAACTTTTGCATACTGTATGACTCACTGTATGTTTGCATATACAtcaacacacccacaaacaagTTTCCAGCTGAAACAGAAAAAGCGCTGTGTGCTCATAACCAGCAATGCATCTGCCTGTTATTATTAGTTTCCTTTATGGGCCATCGTTTCCAAATgccattctttaaaaatatttcaaaatatttccataaACATTGTCACAAACAGAATCGTATATTTGCTGTAAAGCCAGAGCATcttgttttctgggtgaaagAGAGAAGGAGTCGTAACCAAATGCAGTCAAACCAAGGTCACTAGTTGGACCCTTTTCCTTCACACGTTTCTGGAACTTTCCTTTAAACATTAAAGAATACAAAGTATTTATaagaaaacagtacaaacaCACTGCAAATTTGGTGCTGCATCATTGTGGACGTGTGCTAAATCACAGATTGCGGAGAATGGGATCGGTTGAGATTGgttcttttcttttgcaaagTTGTTTATTCTTCCTCAGAGTCCTGGAGCAAGGCCTTCTGGGAGGTGCAGTCTGTGGTTTTACGTAGTCCGATCTCCATATCGCCGATTGGTTTCCCCGAGAACCTGTTCAGAGTCCTGcaagaacaaaacacaaaagatcAAAATTACATTCAACCAGGGACTAGCCACATTTTACCAAAAGTGAATGAAGCAAAAATGGAAAATCTGCTTCACTCTTGTTCAACAAATGATGCTAAAATTAATGTGATTAAAAGCAATATTAAATCTTTCTCAAGGTAAAAGGTCAGTACTACTTCCTGAACAACTTCCTGGTTCCCTAATATTTCATGACACCAACCAGGCTTAATTGGACCCAATTGCATAGTCACGTGGATATATTCCTCACAAAACATGATGGTGAAACTTGGTGTTACTTATTACAGACCATTTGagcaaattaaaatttaaatctaTTCAATGTAGACACTCAGTTCATTGTGTCTGAGATGTCCTTGAGAAGACAGGTACCACtcaccaccacaccacacagtaGTTGAGGCTGACAACCAGCAGGGCCACAGCGTAGTGCCAGCAGAAACACATGGTGAGAAACATGACGTTGTCATGGAGGTCTGGGTCCCAGTGAGGTCCGCTAAGTGGAAACAGCACAAAGCCAATctgtaacaagaaaaaaaaaaagcattcatgcCAGGCTTGTAGCGTAATTTGGGAGTGCGAGTGAGttgtaaatgtacttaaaagTAAGTGCCATCGCGAGGCATTCAATTTTACCTCATAGAACCAGGAGCCCTGCAGGATGGCCAAGCTGCTCCTGATAATCTCCAGGAGGGTGTTTTCTTTCACGAACACCTCCAGCACTGTGCAGGCTGCCCCACCAAACACCGGTACCAACAGCAGGGTGTGAACATGACTGTCCAGCATGGAGCGACCATGCAGGTGGTGGTAAAACAGGAAACCTGTTTTTCAAGACATGACATTGCATTGATGCTACAAGGTGAtaaatttaatatgaataaacaGAAGTGCTTAAGCAtgatcaaagtcaaagtcaactttattgtcatctcaccatgtacaaatggaataacacacaacacaaaacatgacaaaagacATAATATAATCACTTATGAATGCTGAAAAAAGGTGGGGACTCTGAGTTCTATTGTAGCAGAATTTGAACCATTACTTGCAATATGCAATCTGTTCAttccttttatttcattatcagctgaaatttttattaaaccaatttttttgttttatctaaTCAATAGTACGCAACTCTATAGAAATGTTAATTCCTTTGAAGTCAGGAAAGATTTTTACTGATTTTTACTGATTTctccttcatagagagtgtcataacattctccatcatctgctggttccacCAGCATGCAGTGCAGAAACCGGCTACAGAGCGCTGTCAGCGTGTGCTCTAAGCTTGTTGAACTGCATTAACGTGGACCTGTacttacacacagagaaatgtgtctATATGAGTACAATTGCATGTTGCTGGGGCATTACCCatctgaagaacaataatgtacCTATCCTCGCAGGTACATTTTGGACCCTAGTCATCTGTACCATTAAAGGCACAATACCTCATACCTCTCATGACTGGATTTTAGAATTATATttgcatgtacagtacatgccaaaagtttggacacatcttctcattcaatgtgttttctttattttcatgaccatttacattggtagatttaacatttacatttacagcatttatcatacgcccttatccagagcaacttagtaGTAGTtacattagttacagggaccgtccccctggagacactcagggttaagtgtcttgctaagggacacaatggtagtaagtgggatttgaacctgggtctacggGTTCATAGGCAattatgttacccactaggctactaccacccagggatcaaaactatgaatgaacacatgtggagttatgtacttaacaaaaagtggagacctggtctccacagtcaccggacctgaacccaatcgagatggtttggggtgagctggaccgcagagtgaagtcaaaggggccaacaagtgctaaacacctctgggaactccttcaagactgctggaaaagcatttcaggtgacgacctcttgaagcccatcgagagaatgccaagagtgtgcaaagcagtaatcagagcaaagggcggctatttaagtacataactccacatgtgttcattcatagttttgatgccttcattgagaatctaccaacgtaaatggtcatgaaaataaagaaaacacattgaatgagaaggtgtgtccaactttTGGagctctgtgtttgttttcagaAAGCCTTTGATAtgacactctctatgaaggagtagtaaaaatcagtaaaaaatCTTTCCTGATGGCAGTGAGGGGGTGTCAGCGCTGGGCATCTGCTTAAGGGTCAGGGGCAATGGGGCTGCCCCCAGATAAACAATGTGGAGGattttgtttccttttggcCCTGCTTgcaatgtcctgcttctgtgcttccttcccacCACACCCCCAAGTCATGACAGTTATATGTATGTGCTGCTCCAATTTTAAATTGCCCcacggggacaaataaagttctttgaattcAGTTTATACTTGTATGACTATTGGATGGATATTTCACTCCAAACTACCAAAACTGTGCAATAGTGCATGAAAGCTACCTTCTACAAACAGAGCCAGGGAAAGGCCGAAGCGATCCAGGCGAGGTGGAACGGGGAGTGAAGAAACGCTCAGTACATCTGCAATGCCAGAGATGCCAAAGAAAAGGTACATGGTGCTGTGCTGCCAGTTCATCAGCTTCACCCAGCCGTCGTTGTATAGGCGAGCATGAGGTCCGTCAGGCACAAACTGTTCTGCCATGATGCCTGTAGAAAAAGTtcaaattagcattttcataAAAGTTCATAAATGTTCAAcaatattgaaagtgaagtgattgtcattgtgaaacacgccagcacagcacacgatgacacaatgaaatgtgtcctctgctgttaatcatcacccggggagcagtgtgtggggacagtgcttttctcagtggcacctcggtggcatcttggcggctcaggattcgaacccacaacctggTGTACTGACTAAACAAACAGTGCAACAATATATTGTCGGTGTTCATTTGCTTTTAAGACCTGACTAAAGTGCATCCAGAatgtattcacagcgcatcactttttccacattttctgttACAGCCTCATTCCAGATTGGATTACATGCATTTTTTCCCTCACGTTTTACataaaacaccccataatgacaatgtgaaaaaggtttacttgaggttctggcaaatttgttaaaaataaacataataacataacaaaatatgcaTTGAGGATACTTTCCAAATGCACTGTATCACTGACAGGTATGAAGACAGTGGTTTCAGTGCAAGGCACTTGTAGAGATGACTTACCAACAAAGGCAAAGAAGATCTTAAGCACCCCCTCTATGAGGTCTACCCTGCTGAAGAAAGCCGGCAGCTTCTGCCTGTTTCTCTGCTGCCGGTGTTTCCAGCAGTGTCTGAGAGGATATTTCACAGACCACCACAGGCCGAATAAGAGGAAAAAGCTGCCTGGTAGGGCATGTCCCTTGAAGTTAGCCATCCTCAACACCTAAAAGCAAAGATTTCAGGAAGTTGAAGAGGTAAAGTAATAAGAGGTAAGGCAGAGGAGTAAAATcatgttgaatgttgaattaAGATCAAGTCATGGATCTAGCTTAACTGAGTCCTATTTGCCTctaatacaaacacacatgaatATTACAGTATTATTGATTTGAAGCTTCAAGGGTTTAGAAGGGAAGGCACACATCATCTGCCCGCCTTCCACAGGGAATAGAGTTATCATTTGACAGAGTGATAACACACCAAGCCATGGACAGTTAACAAAGCAGATGCAGTTCATTACTGTCACATGACTCTGGTCACGTGACCGGGGGCACCGTGGAAACCAGGTAACgcgactcccataaattggcaagatggccccTGCCAGCTTCTCAGTCATTGGAATTTGTCAACTCGACCgggctctctctttctcctcaaCCAAGTAAGACTCTCCTTATCTGTCTCATCATCTATCTACTCATCCATTTGTCCTGTCCCATCCCCGATCCTGTCCTTCACGCGGACATCAACATTCATGGGGTTTTGCGGCTTTCGCCGGCTCACGTTTGCAGATTAATACAGTGGAAACTTGCCTGCCTCCTTTGTGTTCAGCTGCACTGGGGTTCTCGttcccacaaacacacgctCTCTTTCTGTTCTGCGTCTGTATTTCCATTTGGGGGggacacttcactttaactccACCGTATTTCAAAATCAAATATCTTACATTTTCCTCCAGTCTGTCTTTCCTTTTTACTTATGAGCATACAAAGGTGTGACTTGACCAGAAATAcaccattttcttttcaaataaatCTGGCCACTttgtgttcatgcttttttatttgcttctttttttttactttacaatcagtagttacagggacagttcccctggaccAGTTCAGGCTTAAGTGTTTTGCTTCAGAATgctagttagtggggtttgaacctgttactttaggtcttctggttcatagagaagtgtaacccactaggctaaatgcaaatgcaatatagaaaatgaaaacacattgaacctAAATCTAAGTTACAAATCAATTTAAAATTGGAACTTGCTTCATAGCCCCTTGGTTCTGACTCACTCACTCTGACTgtccataaccgcttagtctTATTCGTTGTTGCGGCTacagcagcccactgggacactgggtgcaggatGGGGACTGACCCAGGGCAGAgcaccagcccactgcagggagcaaacacacactcacacctatgagACAAGTCAAAGACTCCGATTAACATAGCACGgatgcctttggatggcaggagaAAACCGGAGAACCCTGACTGAAACCTGGGGAGAGCGAGCAAATTCCACACAGAAGGTCTGAGCCTGGATTCACTTTCCGCCACATCACCGTAAGTCCCTGATTGGTTCTATTTCATACAAATTGTTTGTCTTCAAAGTCTTAAATGTCAGACAAATTAATTACATTCTATTAAAAGTTTGGAGTGTCTAGAGTTTTATACCTAATATTagtcaaatatgacattttagttttgatatttctctactatttttttcctgttcaacACTTTGTCTACCACCCTGCTTAAAGCCACAGGAGATCCCCATtgaattttgatggaaaagcaGCACTCAAACAGCCCATTTCACAAACCGTCTCATTTCATTTACGGCAAGTGGTACCTGTAATCAGAACaatttacaatgtgctttcaggTTAACATCAGTGAAGTAATCAGTAGTTTTACATATGCATTACAAGGGTGGCCATGAGCACAACACTCAAGCAGTGGTTGCTTCTTTGATAAATAGGGAGCCTGAACCATTGggtataatttacatttttggtaAGACTGAGACATCAAAGGGAAGCATAACTTAATGAGACACACTGAATCTTTTTCAGGAGGAACACACACTAACATTTTAGATCAAGGTTCACCAATCTACCATTCACATTACCTGCTTCTCTACAGAAACAAAAGGAGAACTCATCCACCAAGGTCTTCATGTTTATGAGGCAACATTGCAAAGTGCTGTGGTAGTTACACATAAATAAAACGAGCACCAGTGTACTACGGTTATGTGTGAGGTACCTTCTAGGTCATATATCACGAAAAGATTGCACATATACGCATGTCCATCCAATGCTCACACACAGGCtacttttactttgcacatttccATTGTCTTACACATGCACTACCTTTTCCCGGCACATATACCCTATGCCCGTTCAAATATGTCATGCACAAATATGAAAGACACATGATGTGTGCAAGAGAAAAGTGATGTATGTGCCAAGCAAAAGTAGCATGTGTGCAAGGCAGAAGTGGTGTAGCTTACATTAAAGTGAGGGCCAAGCAGTGCATTGCCAATGGCAGCCCCTCCCCAAGCTAGTCCCACCTAACATTCTCAATGGCACAGCGACAAACCTCCAGACGGACCTTTGACCTTGCATGCACAAAACTtctacctcacacacacgcctcGAAGCACACCCATGACAAAATCCAGTCTCCTCTGAAACCTGTCTCCTGAACAGAGCATTTCTTTccactaggggcagtggtgccaAGAAATCTTACCAACAATGCTGCAAAAAAGATAAGGCTTCGAGGTGCCAGCAGTGAGATAAGATATGATCAGTAGCTGACAATTGTATATAAGACTTTAAAATAATATCTAATGCGCTCAACATCTCCTGCCTTTAACATCTGCTGCGGACATCATGAATGTTCTGACACTAGGTTTACATTTTCAAGTTAACTGAGGAAACTTGCAGTCTGACTGCAAGTTAAATTAATGTGCAAGGTGAAGATCCGTCCTGCGACTTGGGAAGTGCAATCAAACCGACTCCGACTGCTCCTGCTCCAGGTCAAACCGGCCACACAGGGCATTCCTGTCAATCAGGTAGTGATGGGTGCTGGCACTGAACACACAGCAACAGGATATTGCTGAACCCAGCCGCCCagaccttttattttatttaataattttatgaaaataatttattcataaataagtTTGCAATGGGCATACACCATGATTTGTAATTATAATTCTTATTACTATTTCCTTATTATGTCACCCTTACCTGGCAGTGGGGACTATGCTCCTCTCAGTGCCGGTCACAGCAGCAGTAGTATGACAGGCAGGTAGGATCCAcctgcagctctgctgcctGACTGTCTGGCTCCACCTTCCTCTCCGGTGACTTGGTGACAACCTTTGGCCAGTGACAATACACTGACACTTGCATTTACCCAGCAACATTTATCATCCTTAGAACAAATAATCTTTAGCCTAATGGGTCACTTAAagtgtaaacatttttaaaaatgtaccaaaagcATGGAACTCCCTTTTAAAAGTACCACAAGTGGAAATGTTTCATAGAGTGGTTGTGCTGTTACTGTAAACTGAAATTAAGCTTTTATAACTGTTACTGAGGCAACACCTTCTCCAGGCCGCTGTAAATAGCTGCTCGCTGTGTTTCAGGTTAATGTGTAAACCACCCTGACAGAAGAGAGAATACTGCGGGCTGTTTATCACAGGACCTCGCCCTTTTCAAGAGCATTTTATTGCCACAATAAACAGATTCACACATGCAGTCCAGCATGTATTAAACAACCAACATTCactataaatgaataaaccttTAAATGATTGCACAAAAAATCTTCTTCTCTCTGAAGGGGTTTTCCGAGGAGGGGACGGGCGATATGAGCGGGTCCTCCTTAGCGTGGCTCTCGCAGAATGCCAGCAGCTCTGCAGCAGCCTTGGACACCTGCATGCAAGAGGGAGAATCCTGACGTCAGTTTGATTGCTGGGGTTGCCAGGTGTAGAGTGAATTTCTCCAGATGTTTAGTtaaaaattttaacattttagcACTACTTGaaagcacttttttatttattttaaatggaggTTGCCTTTGAAGAA
The window above is part of the Denticeps clupeoides chromosome 6, fDenClu1.1, whole genome shotgun sequence genome. Proteins encoded here:
- the tmem45b gene encoding transmembrane protein 45B; this encodes MANFKGHALPGSFFLLFGLWWSVKYPLRHCWKHRQQRNRQKLPAFFSRVDLIEGVLKIFFAFVGIMAEQFVPDGPHARLYNDGWVKLMNWQHSTMYLFFGISGIADVLSVSSLPVPPRLDRFGLSLALFVEGFLFYHHLHGRSMLDSHVHTLLLVPVFGGAACTVLEVFVKENTLLEIIRSSLAILQGSWFYEIGFVLFPLSGPHWDPDLHDNVMFLTMCFCWHYAVALLVVSLNYCVVWWTLNRFSGKPIGDMEIGLRKTTDCTSQKALLQDSEEE
- the gng8 gene encoding guanine nucleotide-binding protein G(I)/G(S)/G(O) subunit gamma-8, whose amino-acid sequence is MSNNMAKIADARKTVEQLKLEVNIDRMMVSKAAAELLAFCESHAKEDPLISPVPSSENPFREKKIFCAII